The following are encoded in a window of Doryrhamphus excisus isolate RoL2022-K1 chromosome 16, RoL_Dexc_1.0, whole genome shotgun sequence genomic DNA:
- the si:ch211-210c8.6 gene encoding uncharacterized protein si:ch211-210c8.6, translating into MLASPPPELFADLRDMIMGSPLAKCAAADLAIQWGGWAIAAALKTEKFYDLAGSATFILLAHLSRIWGGGGHLRQNVQTGLVTAWGLRLGTFLFLRVLKDGHDRRFNNVRDSPGVFFVYWTIQALWVFMTLLPTLILNSEKRDAPLGPKDYVGWTLWALGFATEAVADQQKWLFKRDPDNVGKFIQSGLWAYSRHPNYFGEILQWCGLWLSASSVMRGPQYLSAASPVFVWFLLRHVSGIPILEKQAMKRWGSDPVFQDYLRNTPMLWPWPLSA; encoded by the exons ATGCTGGCGTCTCCTCCTCCGGAGCTGTTCGCCGACTTGCGGGACATGATCATGGGGAGCCCGCTGGCCAAATGTGCCGCCGCCGACCTCGCCATCCAGTGGGGCGGCTGGGCGATAGCGGCTGCGCTCAAAACCGAGAAGTTCTACGACTTAGCag GATCTGCCACTTTCATCCTGCTCGCCCATTTGAGTCGTATCTGGGGAGGAGGCGGTCACCTTCGTCAGAATGTTCAGACGGGGCTGGTGACGGCGTGGGGACTCAG gctGGGAACGTTCCTCTTCCTGCGCGTCTTGAAGGACGGCCACGATCGAAGGTTTAACAATGTCAGAGACAGCCCGGGGGTCTTCTTTGTGTACTGGACTATCCAAG CCCTGTGGGTGTTCATGACGCTGCTGCCCACCCTCATACTCAACAGCGAGAAGCGAGACGCCCCGCTGGGACCGAAGGACTACGTAGGCTGGACCCTGTGGGCTCTGGGCTTTGCCACCGAGGCCGTCGCAGACCAGCAGAAATGGCTCTTCAAGCGAGACCCGGATAACGTG GGGAAGTTCATCCAGAGCGGACTGTGGGCGTACAGCAGACACCCCAACTACTTTGGCGAGATCCTGCAGTGGTGCGGTTTGTGGCTGTCGGCCTCGTCGGTCATGCGGGGTCCGCAGTACCTGAGCGCGGCCTCGCCGGTGTTCGTCTGGTTCCTGCTGCGCCACGTCAGCGGCATTCCCATCCTGGAAAAGCAGGCCATGAAGAGGTGGGGGTCCGACCCGGTCTTCCAGGACTACCTCAGAAACACGCCTATGCTGTGGCCTTGGCCCTTATCAGCGTGA